TATTTAGCCTTGGGAGATGGTCCTCCCAGTTTCCGACCGGATTTCACGTGTCCGGCCGTACTCAGGATCCACTCAGGAGGGAACGAAGTTTCAACTACAGGGTTTTTACCTTCTATGACGGACCTTTCCAGATCGCTTCATCTACCCCGTTCCTTTGTAACTCCATGTTGAGTGTCCTACAACCCCAAGAGGCAAGCCTCTTGGTTTGGGCTATGTCCCGTTTCGCTCGCCGCTACTCAGGGAATCGCGTTTGCTTTCTCTTCCTCCGGGTACTTAGATGTTTCAGTTCCCCGGGTCTGCCTTCAATACCCTATGTATTCAGGTAAAGATACTGCTCCATTACGAGCAGTGGGTTTCCCCATTCGGAAATCTCCGGATCAAAGCTTACTTACAGCTCCCCGAAGCATATCGGTGTTAGTCCCGTCCTTCATCGGCTCCTAGTGCCAAGGCATCCACCGTGCGCCCTTTCTAACTTAACCTAAATGGTTATACTCTTATAAATAAGAGAGAAATACTAATGTGGCGATTCTCGGTTTTACTTTGACTTCTTCTTACGATTATCTAGTTTTCAAGGAACAAAAAATAATGAGAGAATTGCACTCTCAAAACTAAACAAACAAGTAACGGTCAACGGTTTATCAGTCCACAAGGACTGCATTATCCTTAGAAAGGAGGTGATCCAGCCGCACCTTCCGATACGGCTACCTTGTTACGACTTCACCCCAATCATCTGTCCCACCTTAGGCGGCTGGCTCCTTACGGTTACCCCACCGACTTCGGGTGTTACAAACTCTCGTGGTGTGACGGGCGGTGTGTACAAGGCCCGGGAACGTATTCACCGCGGCATGCTGATCCGCGATTACTAGCGATTCCGGCTTCATGTAGGCGAGTTGCAGCCTACAATCCGAACTGAGAATGGTTTTATGGGATTGGCTAAACCTCGCGGTCTCGCAGCCCTTTGTACCATCCATTGTAGCACGTGTGTAGCCCAGGTCATAAGGGGCATGATGATTTGACGTCATCCCCACCTTCCTCCGGTTTGTCACCGGCAGTCACCTTAGAGTGCCCAACTGAATGCTGGCAACTAAGATCAAGGGTTGCGCTCGTTGCGGGACTTAACCCAACATCTCACGACACGAGCTGACGACAACCATGCACCACCTGTCACTCTGTCCCCCGAAGGGGAACGTCCTATCTCTAGGAGTGTCAGAGGATGTCAAGACCTGGTAAGGTTCTTCGCGTTGCTTCGAATTAAACCACATGCTCCACCGCTTGTGCGGGCCCCCGTCAATTCCTTTGAGTTTCAGCCTTGCGGCCGTACTCCCCAGGCGGAGTGCTTAATGCGTTAGCTGCAGCACTAAAGGGCGGAAACCCTCTAACACTTAGCACTCATCGTTTACGGCGTGGACTACCAGGGTATCTAATCCTGTTTGCTCCCCACGCTTTCGCGCCTCAGCGTCAGTTACAGACCAGAAAGCCGCCTTCGCCACTGGTGTTCCTCCACATCTCTACGCATTTCACCGCTACACGTGGAATTCCGCTTTCCTCTTCTGTACTCAAGTCCCCCAGTTTCCAATGACCCTCCACGGTTGAGCCGTGGGCTTTCACATCAGACTTAAAGGACCGCCTGCGCGCGCTTTACGCCCAATAATTCCGGACAACGCTTGCCACCTACGTATTACCGCGGCTGCTGGCACGTAGTTAGCCGTGGCTTTCTGGTTAGGTACCGTCAAGGTACCGGCAGTTACTCCGGTACTTGTTCTTCCCTAACAACAGAGCTTTACGACCCGAAGGCCTTCATCGCTCACGCGGCGTTGCTCCGTCAGACTTTCGTCCATTGCGGAAGATTCCCTACTGCTGCCTCCCGTAGGAGTCTGGGCCGTGTCTCAGTCCCAGTGTGGCCGATCACCCTCTCAGGTCGGCTACGCATCGTCGCCTTGGTGAGCCGTTACCTCACCAACTAGCTAATGCGCCGCGGGCCCATCTGTAAGTGTCAGCCGAAACCGACTTTCAGCTTTTCCTCATGAGAGGAAAAGGATTATCCGGTATTAGCTCCGGTTTCCCGAAGTTATCCCAGTCTTACAGGCAGGTTGCCCACGTGTTACTCACCCGTCCGCCGCTAACCAAAAGGTGCAAGCACCTTAAGATTCGCTCGACTTGCATGTATTAGGCACGCCGCCAGCGTTCGTCCTGAGCCAGGATCAAACTCTCCAAGAAAGTTGATTTAGCTCATTTTGTTACGTTGGCTAGTTTCTATAGTAGAAACTAATATTTTTTGTTGACGTTCTTGTTTGTTTAGTTTTCAAAGAACAATGTTCGCTGTTTTTTACAACAGGATATCAGTGTAACATTTCTTGTTGCATCATGTCAACAACTTTTTTTGAAATATCTTTTTCGTAATCGACAACGTAAATTATATTACATTATATTTTTCTTAAAGTCAACCATTTTCTTTTTCACTCGAAAAGCAACATCTTGGTAAAGTATGTTTCCCTCGAGGGAATTACTATATTACTATCATATAAAGAAAGAGTCAACACTTTTTTAAACAATATTTTTTAAGTATAGGCATATGTGTTTCAGATTAATCAAACGTTTGATTAGTTTTTTTAATAAAATTTTAGACGGAAGTTAATCAAACGTCTGATTAGTCAAAGTACCTTATATTCAAGAAGGATGTTTTTTAAATCATTAATATCTCTCTAATATCTTCTTCCGTTAGAGTAGAAGATCCTTTTTCTTTTGAATCAATAATTTCCTCTATTAGTTCTCTTTTCTTCTCCTGCAGTTCATTCATTTTTTCTTCTATCGTGCCTCGTGCAACCAATTTGATGACTTGCACTACATTTGTTTGCCCCATTCTATGGGCACGGTCCGCTGCTTGTTCCTCAACTGCTGGATTCCACCAAAGATCATAGAGAATAACAGTGTCTGCACCAGTTAAATTCAAACCCGTTCCGCCTGCTTTCAAGGAAATTAGAAAAAGGTCCCGCTCTCCTGTATTAAATCGATTTGTGAGCTCTAACCTTTCTTCTGCTGGGGTTTGTCCATCAAGATAGAAGTAAGGGATTCCTTGAAGCGCCATTTCCCTGCATATTAACTGGAGCATTTTCGTGAACTGCGAAAATATCAATACTCTTCTTCCAGCCTGTCTGGATTCCTCTAGAATCCTTAGCAGCTGTTCGAATTTAGCAGAACTCCCTTTATACCCATCAACAAATAAAGATGGATGGCAGCAAATTTGCCTGAGCCTTGTCAAACCGGCGAGGATTTTAATTTTATTTTTTCGAAGAGTGTCTTTATCCAAATGTTTTAGTGTGTCATGTCTTAGTTTCGCTAAATAAGCTCCATAGAGTTTCTTCTGTTCTGGCAGCAGCTCCACTAAGTCCACAGACTCTATTTTCTCAGGAAGTTCCGCTAGCACATCTTCCTTTAACCTTCTAAGTAAAAATGGACGGACTCTTCTCGCAATCTGCTTTCTCGTTAAGTGGCTAAAATCCCTCAGCCCTTGAAATAGTTCTGGGAACACAACATGAAAGATCGACCAAAGCTCCTCAGATGAATTTTCAACAGGTGTTCCAGTTAGAGCAAAACGGTGTTCAACCTTAATTCTCTTTACAGTTCTAGCTGTCTGCGTTATTGGGTTTTTAAACGCCTGCGCTTCATCAAAAAACACGGTATGAAAGGTTTGCTTCTCGTACCAGATTATATCCTTTCGCAACAAAGGATATGAAGTAATAACAATATCTGAATCAGAAAATTGTTTTTGCTTAGCTGCACGCTCTGATTTACTTCCATCAAAAATAATGGCCTGCACTCCTGGGGCAAATTTCTTGATTTCACTCAGCCAGTTATAGGTTAATGACGCTGGGCAGACAATCAGTATCGGCAGCTTGTTTTTACGAACACGAGGTAGTTCTGAGAGGATATAGGAAATACTTTGAAGTGTTTTCCCTAGCCCCATATCATCTGCAAGAATCCCTCCAAATCCATAACTAGCAAGAGTTTTTAACCATTTGTAGCCCTGTATTTGATAGTCCCGTAAAATTGGCGCAACCAGTTGTGGTACCTCAAACTTCATACTACTAGGATTTTGGATCGTATCCAAGAATTGACGGAACGAATCCTCAAGTGTAAATGTTGAGTTATCTTCAACAGTGTCAAGGAGCTTTAATCCCTGAACGATTGGTACATTCAACCCTGCTTCAAGATCCTCCGCCTGGACAGGTGCGGCTTGTAGAAAACGTTTTATTTCTTCAAATTCTCTTGTTTCTAAAGAAAGCAGCGCCCCATTCCGCAACCGATAGTATTTTCTTTTTTCCTCAAGTGCGGATAAAACCTCTTTTATCTGCCTCTCCGGGATTCCATCCATATCAAATTTAAATTCAAGCCAGTTTGTTCGCTCTTTTATTACCTTTACTCTAATCCTCGGAATCGTATTTTCTCTAAAAATCCGATTCCTAATGGCTGTTGTAGCATAAATCTGTGCCAATTTTTGCAGCTTAGGTACCACATGATATAAAAACTTATACTCCAACTCTTCGTTATGCAAATAGTAGCCACTGTCTGTGGTAGCAAATGAACTTTCTTCCATTAATTGAATGATTTGCTTTTCCTTTTCTAGGTCCCTAATTAGAATAAGGCTGTTCTGCAATTCCCGGTTTTCTAACGGGTTAATCACGATATCACCGTATTGAAACTCTAAGCCCGCTAACAGGCGATTTTTCAACCAATCCAAATAAAGCTTGGCCACTAAAGGCGTTTTCCTGTGGGTGCTCGTTAAATTATGAGGCAGTTCGACCTTACCAAGTCTTTTTAAACCCGGGACCACGTTTTCTATAAAATAGTCCAGTTGTTCTTGCGGAATATCAATTTGATTTGTTTTTGAAGCTTCCAGCATTTCTTTAAGGTTGGCCAATCGTTTGCTGTCCGTTTCTTCAAGCCTAATAAATTTACCTTTATATAGAACAAAGTGGTAAGAATCCAATACGGTTAGACGATTCAACCCTTTTATTCTAAGATGGCAGCCTCCATCCTCTATGGTTGTAAAACTAAATTGGAGAGGGAGCATTTTTTCCGTGAGATGAAGCCCTTCATAGGTTTCCCCATCATTTTCAACCTTCACTAGTGGAGTTTTTACAAGCAAAGGTAATAGTTGATTAAAGGATGATGGCGGTATGAGCAAAAGATTAGGGGAGAATGGTTCTTCTAAGCTGTCTGCCATTGCATTCACGTATGACTTTTCATCTTGAATCACGAAGAATAGCTGCTGCATCACATCATCTGTCTCTTTATTAAAACAATGAAGACTAGTATTAAAGATTAATGTATCGGAAAGCGCACTTGGATGGCCTTCTTTTACCTGAGAGAGAAACTGGCGAATATCTGCCACTTTTTTGTGCTCAATCTCGAGTTCTATACCTAACAGCTTCCTCCCCTTCCCAATATCGACAGGTTTACATAGAAAATTCGCCCGCAGAACCTGTCTATTCTCAAAATGAAGCTGATGTCTACTTGGCCTTTTGGGTTGATTTGTAAAAAGAGTGAGCAATTCTTTTGTCAGCGCCTGACTCGTTGACGGATCAACCTGTTTATTACTTCGCACTGCAGGAACTGTACCTAGCTGTTGATGGTGATTAATGGCGAGTAATACGGCCGCAATATGCTGGCAATCGTTTTTTACAGATAGGAGAGTTGGACAACTGCATGTCGTACTTAGTTCACCGCTCTCATCTCGTTTTATAGTGACATAGAAATCTTCAGTACCTTTAACAGTCGCTTCACAACGATTATTGCTAATAAAATCAAACGAAACTTTTCCCGCTCTATAAAAAGAATCCCCTCGTTTAAAGGAGACAGTTCCGCACATTTCTTTTATCTGTTTCTGACTTAAACTAATATTCAAATGTCCCGCTCCTCTCCAAGGTATCATTTGTATTTACAAAGGTCACAGGCAGCCCTTAAATTAAATTCACACTGTCCATTCCACACGGACAGTGTCCACGGGTGGTGCCTGTCACCATAACTTTCACCATAACTTTAACTGTTTCACACACTGTTTACCATTATAACAAATCTTTTTGAATTGACGATACATGGCACCTGGTTTATCGTTGTGTATGGATAGGGGGTGAGTATAGATGGCGAGGTTATATGGGGCTTTATTTACCCTCAGTTTAATTTGGGGAACGTCCTTTTTATTTATTAAGCTTTTAGTTGAACCACTGGGAGCCTGGGGAGTCGTTTTTGGGCGATGTTTATTTGGGACTTTTATTCTTTTATTGATTATTGCATTTCGAAAGGATTGGAAAGGACTAAAAGGGTTACCGTTCGGAATAATTGTTCTTGTTTCATTATTAAACAATGCATTGCCATGGTATTTAATAGCGCTGAGTGAGACGAAAATCACTAGCAGCTATGCTTCATTAATTAATGCTACCACACCGATTTGGACATTGATCATCGGTTTTCTTTTCTTTCAAAATAAATTACGGTTGTTGCAGTGGTTAGGGATTGCGCTGGGATTTTTCGGTATTATCATACTATCTGGGGTTGATATAACAAGCATTAAGGGTCAGTCCATTGTTGGTTTATTCACGATGGTTGGCGCTACTTTATGTTACGGTTATTCAACACATCTTACTAAGAAATACTTATCAACAGCTAGTGTTACAATGATATCCTTTAGTACATTATTGGTTTCTGCTCTAATTAGTTTCATTGTGGTACTCCTCACAGATCGAACCATTTTTAAAATGATTCTCGAGCCTTCTATATTCGGGTCATTAATTGGTCTAGGTGTTTTCGGATCTGGCTTCGCATATCTTTTATATTATTATTGTATTCAAAAAGGAAGCCCAGAATTTGCGTCCTTGGTGACATACCTCGTTCCAATATCCGCCATGGTCTGGGGTGCTGTTATTCTTAAAGAAGAAATTCACTTTTCGATGATCACTGGTTTTATTTTAATTTTAGCTGGTGTGTATGTATCTTCTAAAAAGCCAAAAGAAAATAAGATTCAAATAAGTAAAACTGCATAGTGGCAGTAAGATATTTTATAAGGCAAAAAGCCTAATTCCAAAAAAGGGATTAGGCTTTTTACGTTCATTCCACATATTTCAATCTTATTTGATTTCCCGATGGGTCACTTGTAACATAATAGTCCGCTTCTTTTTCGACACTCGCACCAAGTTGTTTCAGGCGTTCCATTGCTGAATCTCTCGCCGCTTCACTCGGAAATACAAGCGTATACCAATTTAGTCCCACACTATTTTTGGGTGGAGTCTGCGCCCCTACTCCCTGCCAAGTATTAATGGCAATATGATGGTGGTAACCTCCTGTTGATAAAAACACTGCCTGTGGATAATGGCTGACAATAGTAAATCCTAGGCCTTTTGTATAAAACTCTTCTGCCTTCTGCAAATTTCCCACATGAAGGTGAATATGGCCCATAATCGTTCCAGGCGGCAGCCCTGTCCATTCCGCGTCGCTTTCAGCTAAGATACTATTCCCATCTAGTTCAACCGTAGCCATGTCCACCAATCCATTTTCCCACTTCCACTCGTTTGAAGGGCGATCTCGGTATACTTCTATCCCGTTACCATCTGGATCCGTAATATATAGTGCTTCGCTAACATAATGATCCGCAGCACCCAACGGATATCCTGTACCAAGAAAATGACGTAAAAAAACGGATAAATCCGCACGACTTGGAAGGAGAATAGCAAAGTGATAAAGTCCTGACATTCGTTCTTCCTTTGGTATCACATTTTCAGGCTGTTCTAACGTTACTAAAGGTGTTTTCCCATCAGTAGTTAAAACGGCTTTCCGGTTAGTTTTCTCTAGTACCTTGAAACCAATAATATTTTGATAAAAAGTTAGTGCATAGTCTAAATCTTTCACTTTAATATTGACTTCGCTGGCATAGATATTTGGACTCTGATGAAAACCCTCCATTGTCTTATCCCCTCCATCACACTGTATTTATATTATTTATTAACTCAAAAAAGAAATTCATAATTAACACTTATATTAAAGATGTTTAATTACATTTTGCAAAATAAACGCACCTTTAAAAAAATCACAATTTATTTTTCGTCTAAAATTTGGTTTTTCTGACAGTCTTATCACCAATTTACAAATTATTAAAATAATTTAAGTTTTCTTAACAATTCTTTACAATCCCTTAATTAACATTAGGTTTTGGACTCCCTATAATCATAGGAGAAAGATACTAAATCAGCTAAAAGGGAGAATGCTTATATGGATCGCCGTTTATTTTTAACCTATGTTGGAAGTGGTACTGCCGCACTTGTTGCAGCTTCATCAGGAATTGGGAATTTAACTGGGAATGCGATGACTGGAAACCACTTAATGAATGGACAGCCTTCAGGAAAGGGTAAATCAGTTACTGCACCGTTCAAACCTGTTAGCCGTACATGGGAAAACGATATGGTACTTCCTAACGGATACAACTATTCCATTATTGCTTCTTATGGAGATAAGATTAATTCTAAGGGTGAAATATTTGGAGATGCAGCTGACCTAACTGTTTATTTTCCAATGGATAGCTTAAAGGGTGGAAACAATTCCGAAGAAGGATTGATCTGGGTAAATCACGAGTTCCCTGAACCAGGAAACTATATGAAGATGTTAGGAATCAATGAAGCTACTTTTAAAAAGGAGAATCTAGCAAACTATCCTGAACTTCTCAAAATGGAAAAAGAAGCAGTCGGTGGTTCTGTTATCCATGTTAAAAAAGAAAAAGATGGATGGAAGCTTATTTTAGACGATACATATAATCGACGTGTTGATGGGAATACTCCAATTGAATTAACTGGTCCCGCACGTGGAAGTTCGTATGTAGGTGGAGCAACTACTGTCGTTGGCTCATTAGGTAACTGCAGCGGTGGACGTACTTTATGGAATACCGTCCTCTCCTGTGAAGAAAACACAGAATATGGTGATGATTATGGCTGGCCAAATTTTAATGACAATCACTACGGCTGGGTTGTTGAGGTAGATCCATTTGATTCAAAGAGACCTGTACGCAAGCATACTGCCCTTGGTCGTTTTGCCCATGAAAATACTGCAATGGGCTTAACGAATGACGGCAGAGTTGTCGTTTACATGGGTGATGATAAGGGTGACGCGTGTTTCTACAAATTTATTAGCAGCAAGAAATTTAACCCTGTAAATCGTGAAGCGAACTTTGATATTTTAGAAAGCGGAACCTTATATGTGGCAAGTATGAGCCAGCAAAAATGGATTGCCCTTGATCGTGCTACAAATTCTAAGCTGCAAACTCCAGAATTTGCTGATCAAGCTGCTGTCTTAACCAATGCTCGTGCAGCGGGTCTTGCTGTTGGCGGAACAAAATTAGACCGTCCAGAAGATGTAGAAATTCACCCACATGATGGATCCGTCTTCTTATCACTAACGAACAACACAGGTCACGGAAACTTCCATGGACAAATTGTACGTTTTGTT
This genomic stretch from Neobacillus niacini harbors:
- a CDS encoding DEAD/DEAH box helicase; its protein translation is MNISLSQKQIKEMCGTVSFKRGDSFYRAGKVSFDFISNNRCEATVKGTEDFYVTIKRDESGELSTTCSCPTLLSVKNDCQHIAAVLLAINHHQQLGTVPAVRSNKQVDPSTSQALTKELLTLFTNQPKRPSRHQLHFENRQVLRANFLCKPVDIGKGRKLLGIELEIEHKKVADIRQFLSQVKEGHPSALSDTLIFNTSLHCFNKETDDVMQQLFFVIQDEKSYVNAMADSLEEPFSPNLLLIPPSSFNQLLPLLVKTPLVKVENDGETYEGLHLTEKMLPLQFSFTTIEDGGCHLRIKGLNRLTVLDSYHFVLYKGKFIRLEETDSKRLANLKEMLEASKTNQIDIPQEQLDYFIENVVPGLKRLGKVELPHNLTSTHRKTPLVAKLYLDWLKNRLLAGLEFQYGDIVINPLENRELQNSLILIRDLEKEKQIIQLMEESSFATTDSGYYLHNEELEYKFLYHVVPKLQKLAQIYATTAIRNRIFRENTIPRIRVKVIKERTNWLEFKFDMDGIPERQIKEVLSALEEKRKYYRLRNGALLSLETREFEEIKRFLQAAPVQAEDLEAGLNVPIVQGLKLLDTVEDNSTFTLEDSFRQFLDTIQNPSSMKFEVPQLVAPILRDYQIQGYKWLKTLASYGFGGILADDMGLGKTLQSISYILSELPRVRKNKLPILIVCPASLTYNWLSEIKKFAPGVQAIIFDGSKSERAAKQKQFSDSDIVITSYPLLRKDIIWYEKQTFHTVFFDEAQAFKNPITQTARTVKRIKVEHRFALTGTPVENSSEELWSIFHVVFPELFQGLRDFSHLTRKQIARRVRPFLLRRLKEDVLAELPEKIESVDLVELLPEQKKLYGAYLAKLRHDTLKHLDKDTLRKNKIKILAGLTRLRQICCHPSLFVDGYKGSSAKFEQLLRILEESRQAGRRVLIFSQFTKMLQLICREMALQGIPYFYLDGQTPAEERLELTNRFNTGERDLFLISLKAGGTGLNLTGADTVILYDLWWNPAVEEQAADRAHRMGQTNVVQVIKLVARGTIEEKMNELQEKKRELIEEIIDSKEKGSSTLTEEDIREILMI
- a CDS encoding DMT family transporter — protein: MARLYGALFTLSLIWGTSFLFIKLLVEPLGAWGVVFGRCLFGTFILLLIIAFRKDWKGLKGLPFGIIVLVSLLNNALPWYLIALSETKITSSYASLINATTPIWTLIIGFLFFQNKLRLLQWLGIALGFFGIIILSGVDITSIKGQSIVGLFTMVGATLCYGYSTHLTKKYLSTASVTMISFSTLLVSALISFIVVLLTDRTIFKMILEPSIFGSLIGLGVFGSGFAYLLYYYCIQKGSPEFASLVTYLVPISAMVWGAVILKEEIHFSMITGFILILAGVYVSSKKPKENKIQISKTA
- a CDS encoding VOC family protein — its product is MEGFHQSPNIYASEVNIKVKDLDYALTFYQNIIGFKVLEKTNRKAVLTTDGKTPLVTLEQPENVIPKEERMSGLYHFAILLPSRADLSVFLRHFLGTGYPLGAADHYVSEALYITDPDGNGIEVYRDRPSNEWKWENGLVDMATVELDGNSILAESDAEWTGLPPGTIMGHIHLHVGNLQKAEEFYTKGLGFTIVSHYPQAVFLSTGGYHHHIAINTWQGVGAQTPPKNSVGLNWYTLVFPSEAARDSAMERLKQLGASVEKEADYYVTSDPSGNQIRLKYVE
- a CDS encoding PhoX family protein — translated: MDRRLFLTYVGSGTAALVAASSGIGNLTGNAMTGNHLMNGQPSGKGKSVTAPFKPVSRTWENDMVLPNGYNYSIIASYGDKINSKGEIFGDAADLTVYFPMDSLKGGNNSEEGLIWVNHEFPEPGNYMKMLGINEATFKKENLANYPELLKMEKEAVGGSVIHVKKEKDGWKLILDDTYNRRVDGNTPIELTGPARGSSYVGGATTVVGSLGNCSGGRTLWNTVLSCEENTEYGDDYGWPNFNDNHYGWVVEVDPFDSKRPVRKHTALGRFAHENTAMGLTNDGRVVVYMGDDKGDACFYKFISSKKFNPVNREANFDILESGTLYVASMSQQKWIALDRATNSKLQTPEFADQAAVLTNARAAGLAVGGTKLDRPEDVEIHPHDGSVFLSLTNNTGHGNFHGQIVRFVPANGDHASESFTFEVFVAGGQQSGITCPDNLHFDSKGNLWVVEDYAATETNQYAAYKNCGVFMVPTDGKEYGEPFQFASGPKGCEVTGPWLTPDEKTLFLDVQHPETWNPYPGQTFGRSCLVAVQGGSFK